One genomic segment of Candidatus Berkiella aquae includes these proteins:
- a CDS encoding DUF927 domain-containing protein yields the protein MIIDREYREQREQPSHYNGSECSQDPIHTGNNENNLMPVMVPPLRFHKPKIERNSYLSHEDWFELNGKKMKPGVYWHGKKQQDGESIEVDEWICSPLTIEGISSSPTHDNFGRLLKFQDTNGQWHEWAMPMFLLKGNGDELRGELLNQGVTFNPKRRSDIVNYIMTQQTTRQITAVDRVGWHDNAFVLPNIVIGDADVVFQSESVAESEFQYKGSLSEWQEHIAKYCIDNIPLMVSVCMALAGPLLKFVDRQQGGGIHWVGDSSSGKSTAVEVAASVWGSSEFIRSWSATANGLEGVAATRNETCLILDEIDEAAPLEIGKIAYMLGNGQGKQRAGRIGLARKIQRWRIMTLSTGERTLTSIMNEIGKRPNAGQLVRLLSIPVTFEHGAFSNLHGFESGRALADHLKATRLKHYGHLGPAFIEKLVEDKRDFPALLDLVMQKFSTTTTTNVEKRASSVFSIIGLAGELAIEYGLLPWEHGGAFKATHTAFQRWQAFIGPGQTEDRQILEAISNFIAKHGDSRFSPQYSDIALSNDKTIQNRAGWYKVVNEERVYMFHPVALLEAGAGFERSRIIEALKRAKWLVDSDPGRTTKKTRTSAGVKNLYHIVEKIEL from the coding sequence ATGATTATCGATAGAGAATACCGAGAACAGCGGGAACAACCTAGTCATTACAATGGGAGTGAGTGTTCCCAAGACCCAATTCATACTGGTAACAATGAGAACAATCTCATGCCGGTTATGGTTCCCCCTTTGCGGTTTCATAAACCGAAAATCGAGCGTAATAGTTACCTTTCTCATGAAGATTGGTTTGAACTCAATGGCAAGAAAATGAAACCTGGGGTCTATTGGCATGGTAAAAAGCAACAGGATGGCGAATCGATTGAAGTCGATGAGTGGATTTGCTCTCCTTTAACCATTGAAGGCATATCATCATCCCCTACTCATGATAACTTCGGGCGTTTATTGAAGTTTCAAGATACTAACGGCCAATGGCATGAATGGGCGATGCCGATGTTTCTCTTAAAAGGGAATGGCGATGAGTTACGAGGAGAATTACTCAATCAAGGAGTAACCTTTAACCCCAAAAGGCGTAGCGATATCGTTAATTACATTATGACGCAGCAAACCACTCGGCAAATTACCGCTGTTGACCGGGTCGGCTGGCACGATAATGCTTTTGTGTTACCTAATATAGTAATTGGGGATGCTGATGTGGTTTTTCAATCGGAATCGGTAGCCGAAAGTGAATTTCAATATAAAGGTAGCTTAAGTGAATGGCAAGAACATATAGCTAAATACTGTATTGATAACATTCCTCTGATGGTTTCAGTCTGCATGGCGCTTGCTGGCCCCCTATTAAAGTTTGTCGATCGCCAACAAGGCGGTGGTATCCATTGGGTGGGTGATTCTTCTAGTGGGAAAAGTACGGCGGTGGAAGTGGCGGCCAGTGTGTGGGGGTCTTCGGAGTTTATCCGCTCTTGGAGTGCTACCGCTAACGGCTTAGAAGGTGTTGCTGCAACGCGCAATGAAACTTGCCTTATATTAGACGAAATAGATGAAGCCGCCCCACTAGAAATCGGCAAAATCGCGTACATGCTGGGTAATGGCCAAGGCAAACAGCGTGCTGGCCGTATTGGGCTTGCCCGTAAAATACAACGCTGGCGGATTATGACACTATCCACTGGCGAAAGAACCCTAACCAGTATCATGAATGAAATTGGTAAACGGCCAAATGCTGGGCAGCTGGTACGGCTACTTAGCATTCCTGTTACCTTTGAACATGGTGCATTCAGTAATCTTCATGGATTCGAGAGTGGCCGAGCTTTAGCCGATCACCTTAAAGCGACGCGGTTGAAACACTATGGCCACTTAGGTCCAGCTTTTATTGAAAAGCTTGTTGAAGATAAGCGTGACTTTCCAGCTTTGTTGGATTTAGTCATGCAGAAATTTAGCACGACTACCACTACAAACGTTGAAAAAAGAGCTTCAAGCGTCTTCTCCATTATTGGCCTTGCTGGCGAATTAGCCATTGAATATGGATTGCTCCCCTGGGAACATGGGGGTGCTTTCAAAGCAACTCATACTGCCTTCCAACGCTGGCAAGCCTTTATTGGACCAGGCCAAACAGAAGACCGGCAAATCTTAGAAGCCATCAGTAACTTTATTGCTAAACATGGTGACTCACGTTTCTCTCCTCAATATTCTGATATTGCCTTAAGTAATGACAAAACCATTCAAAACCGTGCCGGTTGGTACAAAGTGGTCAATGAGGAGCGGGTTTACATGTTTCACCCTGTTGCTCTATTAGAAGCTGGGGCCGGGTTTGAACGTTCTAGGATTATTGAAGCGTTAAAACGGGCTAAATGGTTGGTTGATTCAGATCCTGGGAGAACGACAAAGAAGACAAGAACCAGTGCTGGGGTGAAGAATTTGTATCATATAGTTGAGAAAATTGAATTATAA